Proteins encoded in a region of the Pseudomonadota bacterium genome:
- the htpG gene encoding molecular chaperone HtpG: protein MSHDTQTETRGFQAEVRQLLDLMIHSLYSNKEIFLRELISNASDAAERLRFEALGDAALFESDSEIKIEVEYSENLKTITVRDNGIGMSRQELVENLGTIAKSGTQEFFKALTGDRQKDSQLIGQFGVGFYSAFIVAEEITVTTRRAGLGAEEGVRWLSDGKGEYSVRTVPRKQRGTEVVLKLRAGEEEFLNGYRLRSIIGKYSDHITLPILMPKEGKDASGYERVNAATALWSRPKGEITDEEYNEFYKHVAHDHEAPLARIHSKVEGKLEYTLLLFLPKHAPFDLWDPERRRGVKLFVRRVFIMDDATQLMPRYLRFVRGIVDSNDLPLNISREILQDNKIIDGMRAGAVKKVLGLLEELVTKGEYGAFWKTFGRVLKEGLIEDASNHDRLTKLARFSSTHTDSEEQEVSLDDYLSRMKEGQSSIYYVVADGFATAKNSPHLEVFRKKGIEVLLLSDPVDDWAVTQMTEYSGKPLKSVSKGALDLGALEDKEDKAAAEAGEYKDLVERIRKSLAERVKEVRVTHRLTTSPACLVADDHELGANLERLLKAAGQDVPATPPILEINPEHPIVRRLHREQEGPRFEDWARILFDQALLSEGGRLDDPAGFVHRLNEMFLVISGEAA, encoded by the coding sequence ATGAGTCATGACACCCAAACGGAAACCCGAGGTTTCCAGGCCGAGGTCCGCCAGTTGCTGGACCTGATGATCCACTCGCTTTATAGCAACAAAGAGATATTTCTCCGCGAGCTCATTTCCAATGCGTCCGACGCGGCCGAGAGGCTGCGCTTCGAGGCGCTCGGCGACGCGGCGTTATTCGAAAGCGACAGCGAGATCAAAATCGAAGTGGAGTATAGCGAGAACCTCAAGACGATCACGGTGCGTGACAACGGCATCGGTATGTCACGCCAAGAGCTGGTCGAAAACCTCGGGACCATCGCCAAGTCGGGTACCCAGGAGTTTTTCAAGGCCCTGACCGGCGACCGGCAGAAGGATTCACAGCTCATCGGACAATTCGGGGTGGGGTTTTACTCCGCGTTCATCGTCGCCGAGGAGATCACCGTCACGACCCGGCGCGCGGGCTTGGGCGCCGAGGAAGGAGTGCGATGGCTATCCGACGGTAAAGGCGAGTACAGCGTCCGTACGGTGCCGCGAAAACAGCGCGGCACCGAGGTGGTTCTGAAGCTGCGCGCAGGCGAGGAGGAATTCCTGAACGGCTACCGCCTGCGCAGCATCATCGGCAAGTATTCGGATCACATCACCTTACCGATCCTCATGCCCAAGGAAGGCAAGGACGCGAGCGGCTACGAACGGGTAAACGCGGCGACCGCGCTCTGGTCGCGGCCGAAGGGCGAGATCACCGACGAAGAATACAACGAGTTTTATAAACACGTGGCGCATGACCACGAGGCCCCGCTCGCTCGCATCCACAGCAAGGTCGAGGGCAAGCTCGAATACACGCTGCTGCTCTTCCTCCCAAAACACGCGCCCTTCGATCTCTGGGACCCCGAACGCCGGCGCGGGGTAAAACTTTTCGTGCGGCGGGTGTTTATTATGGATGACGCCACGCAGTTGATGCCGCGCTACCTGCGCTTCGTGCGCGGTATCGTCGATTCCAACGATCTGCCGCTCAACATCTCGCGGGAGATCCTGCAGGACAATAAGATCATCGACGGGATGCGCGCGGGCGCCGTAAAAAAGGTCTTGGGCCTCCTTGAAGAGCTGGTGACCAAGGGCGAATACGGGGCCTTCTGGAAAACCTTCGGCCGGGTCCTCAAGGAAGGCTTGATCGAGGACGCCTCGAACCACGATCGGCTAACGAAGCTGGCACGCTTCTCGAGCACGCATACCGATAGCGAGGAGCAAGAGGTCTCGCTCGATGACTATCTGTCGCGCATGAAGGAGGGGCAATCCTCGATCTATTATGTCGTCGCCGACGGTTTTGCCACCGCCAAGAACAGCCCGCATCTGGAGGTATTTCGCAAGAAAGGCATCGAGGTCCTGCTGCTGTCCGATCCGGTGGATGACTGGGCCGTGACCCAGATGACCGAGTACAGTGGGAAACCTTTGAAATCGGTCAGCAAGGGCGCGCTCGATCTCGGCGCGCTGGAGGATAAAGAAGACAAGGCAGCGGCGGAAGCCGGCGAGTACAAGGATCTCGTCGAGCGGATCCGCAAGAGCCTGGCCGAGCGGGTCAAGGAGGTGCGGGTGACTCACCGCTTGACGACCTCACCCGCCTGCCTGGTCGCCGATGACCACGAGCTTGGCGCCAACCTGGAACGCCTGCTCAAGGCCGCGGGTCAGGACGTGCCGGCGACCCCGCCTATCCTGGAGATCAATCCCGAACACCCCATCGTGCGCCGCCTGCACCGTGAACAAGAGGGACCGCGATTCGAGGATTGGGCGCGCATCCTCTTCGACCAAGCCCTCCTGAGCGAGGGCGGACGGCTCGATGATCCGGCCGGTTTCGTCCACCGGCTCAACGAGATGTTCTTGGTCATCAGCGGGGAGGCCGCGTGA